The following coding sequences lie in one Arabidopsis thaliana chromosome 3, partial sequence genomic window:
- a CDS encoding DUF1499 family protein (unknown protein; CONTAINS InterPro DOMAIN/s: Protein of unknown function DUF1499 (InterPro:IPR010865); Has 444 Blast hits to 444 proteins in 143 species: Archae - 0; Bacteria - 268; Metazoa - 0; Fungi - 0; Plants - 51; Viruses - 0; Other Eukaryotes - 125 (source: NCBI BLink).) produces the protein MASMASPTTCLYHHKCRRKLVFYARRISASIPETSYDKHPKLIGRRDIILRSSELAMIGAIFQLSGKKPDYLGVQKNERLALCPATNNCISTSENISDRVHYAPPWNYNGGRKTPVNRQVAMKELLNVIKSVKPDKFTPRIVEKKDDYVHVEYESPILGLVDDVEFLFTPGKNSKVEYRSASRKGNFDFDVNRKRIKALRQELEKKGWVSENSF, from the exons ATGGCTTCCATGGCGTCACCGACCACTTGCTTGTACCACCACAAATGCCGGAGAAAACTTGTTTTCTATGCCCGTCGTATCAGTGCCTCGATTCCAGAGACTTCATATGACAAACATCCGAAGCTAATTGGTCGAAG AGATATCATTCTTAGGAGCAGTGAATTAGCTATGATCGGAGCCATATTCCAGCTTAG TGGGAAAAAACCAGATTATCTAGGAGTACAAAAGAACGAGAGATTGGCTCTATGTCCTGCCACTAATAACTGTATCTCCACTTCTGAGAATATCAGTGATCGAGTGCATTATGCTCCACCATG GAACTATAATGGAGGAAGGAAAACACCTGTGAACAGGCAAGTTGCAATGAAAGAGCTTCTTAATGTG ATTAAGTCGGTGAAACCGGATAAATTTACACCGCGGATTGTGGAGAAGAAGGATGACTACGTTCATGTGGAATATGAAAGTCCAATCTTGGGG TTAGTAGACGATGTTGAATTCTTGTTCACTCCTGGGAAGAACTCGAAAGTGGAATATCGATCTGCATCCCGTAAAGGGAACTTCGACTTTGATGTCAATAGAAAGCGAATAAAG GCATTGCGACAAGAGCTAGAGAAGAAGGGATGGGTATCAGAGAACAGCTTCTGA
- a CDS encoding DUF1499 family protein (unknown protein; CONTAINS InterPro DOMAIN/s: Protein of unknown function DUF1499 (InterPro:IPR010865); Has 35333 Blast hits to 34131 proteins in 2444 species: Archae - 798; Bacteria - 22429; Metazoa - 974; Fungi - 991; Plants - 531; Viruses - 0; Other Eukaryotes - 9610 (source: NCBI BLink).), whose product MASMASPTTCLYHHKCRRKLVFYARRISASIPETSYDKHPKLIGRRSSELAMIGAIFQLSGKKPDYLGVQKNERLALCPATNNCISTSENISDRVHYAPPWNYNGGRKTPVNRQVAMKELLNVIKSVKPDKFTPRIVEKKDDYVHVEYESPILGLVDDVEFLFTPGKNSKVEYRSASRKGNFDFDVNRKRIKALRQELEKKGWVSENSF is encoded by the exons ATGGCTTCCATGGCGTCACCGACCACTTGCTTGTACCACCACAAATGCCGGAGAAAACTTGTTTTCTATGCCCGTCGTATCAGTGCCTCGATTCCAGAGACTTCATATGACAAACATCCGAAGCTAATTGGTCGAAG GAGCAGTGAATTAGCTATGATCGGAGCCATATTCCAGCTTAG TGGGAAAAAACCAGATTATCTAGGAGTACAAAAGAACGAGAGATTGGCTCTATGTCCTGCCACTAATAACTGTATCTCCACTTCTGAGAATATCAGTGATCGAGTGCATTATGCTCCACCATG GAACTATAATGGAGGAAGGAAAACACCTGTGAACAGGCAAGTTGCAATGAAAGAGCTTCTTAATGTG ATTAAGTCGGTGAAACCGGATAAATTTACACCGCGGATTGTGGAGAAGAAGGATGACTACGTTCATGTGGAATATGAAAGTCCAATCTTGGGG TTAGTAGACGATGTTGAATTCTTGTTCACTCCTGGGAAGAACTCGAAAGTGGAATATCGATCTGCATCCCGTAAAGGGAACTTCGACTTTGATGTCAATAGAAAGCGAATAAAG GCATTGCGACAAGAGCTAGAGAAGAAGGGATGGGTATCAGAGAACAGCTTCTGA
- the PBF1 gene encoding N-terminal nucleophile aminohydrolases (Ntn hydrolases) superfamily protein (PBF1; FUNCTIONS IN: peptidase activity, endopeptidase activity, threonine-type endopeptidase activity; INVOLVED IN: defense response to fungus, incompatible interaction, ubiquitin-dependent protein catabolic process; LOCATED IN: proteasome core complex, proteasome complex, plasma membrane; EXPRESSED IN: 23 plant structures; EXPRESSED DURING: 15 growth stages; CONTAINS InterPro DOMAIN/s: Proteasome, beta-type subunit, conserved site (InterPro:IPR016050), Proteasome, subunit alpha/beta (InterPro:IPR001353); BEST Arabidopsis thaliana protein match is: proteasome beta subunit C1 (TAIR:AT1G21720.1); Has 35333 Blast hits to 34131 proteins in 2444 species: Archae - 798; Bacteria - 22429; Metazoa - 974; Fungi - 991; Plants - 531; Viruses - 0; Other Eukaryotes - 9610 (source: NCBI BLink).) yields the protein MTKQHANWSPYDNNGGTCVAIAGSDYCVIAADTRMSTGYSILSRDYSKIHKLADRAVLSSSGFQADVKALQKVLKSRHLIYQHQHNKQMSCPAMAQLLSNTLYFKRFFPYYAFNVLGGLDEEGKGCVFTYDAVGSYERVGYGAQGSGSTLIMPFLDNQLKSPSPLLLPKQDSNTPLSEAEAVDLVKTVFASATERDIYTVNKLEIMILKADGIKTELMDLRKD from the exons ATGACTAAACAGCACGCGAACTGGTCTCCTTACGATAACAATGGAGG AACATGTGTGGCCATCGCTGGATCGGATTACTGTGTTATCGCCGCCGATACTCGGATGTCTACTGGTTACAGTATTCTTAGTCGCGATTACTCCAAAATCCATAAACT AGCGGACAGAGCTGTTTTGTCTTCCTCTGGCTTCCAGGCTGATGTGAAAGCTTTGCAGAAGGTTCTCAAATCCAGACACTTG ATCTATCAACATCAGCATAACAAGCAGATGAGCTGTCCTGCAATGGCCCAGCTTCTCTCCAACACGCTTTATTTCAAGCGGTTTTTCCCCTACTATGCCTTTAATGTTCTAGGAGGGCTTGACGAGGAAG GAAAAGGGTGTGTCTTTACTTACGACGCTGTTGGCTCATACGAGAGAGTTGGATACGGTGCTCAAGGTTCTGGTTCCACACTCATCATGCCTTTCCTTGACAATCAGCTCAAGTCTCCAAGTCCTCTTTTGCTACCTAAACAG GATTCAAACACGCCCCTTTCCGAAGCTGAAGCAGTTGACTTGGTTAAAACTGTTTTCGCATCTGCCACAGAGAGGGATATCTACACTGTAA ACAAGCTTGAGATTATGATACTTAAGGCCGACGGTATCAAGACCGAACTCATGGACCTGAGGAAAGACTAA
- the PBF1 gene encoding N-terminal nucleophile aminohydrolases (Ntn hydrolases) superfamily protein (PBF1; FUNCTIONS IN: peptidase activity, endopeptidase activity, threonine-type endopeptidase activity; INVOLVED IN: defense response to fungus, incompatible interaction, ubiquitin-dependent protein catabolic process; LOCATED IN: proteasome core complex, proteasome complex, plasma membrane, chloroplast; EXPRESSED IN: 23 plant structures; EXPRESSED DURING: 15 growth stages; CONTAINS InterPro DOMAIN/s: Proteasome, beta-type subunit, conserved site (InterPro:IPR016050), Proteasome, subunit alpha/beta (InterPro:IPR001353); BEST Arabidopsis thaliana protein match is: proteasome beta subunit C1 (TAIR:AT1G21720.1); Has 4354 Blast hits to 4354 proteins in 444 species: Archae - 499; Bacteria - 50; Metazoa - 1642; Fungi - 1076; Plants - 489; Viruses - 0; Other Eukaryotes - 598 (source: NCBI BLink).) yields MTKQHANWSPYDNNGGTCVAIAGSDYCVIAADTRMSTGYSILSRDYSKIHKLADRAVLSSSGFQADVKALQKVLKSRHLIYQHQHNKQMSCPAMAQLLSNTLYFKRFFPYYAFNVLGGLDEEGKGCVFTYDAVGSYERVGYGAQGSGSTLIMPFLDNQLKSPSPLLLPKQDSNTPLSEAEAVDLVKTVFASATERDIYTGDKLEIMILKADGIKTELMDLRKD; encoded by the exons ATGACTAAACAGCACGCGAACTGGTCTCCTTACGATAACAATGGAGG AACATGTGTGGCCATCGCTGGATCGGATTACTGTGTTATCGCCGCCGATACTCGGATGTCTACTGGTTACAGTATTCTTAGTCGCGATTACTCCAAAATCCATAAACT AGCGGACAGAGCTGTTTTGTCTTCCTCTGGCTTCCAGGCTGATGTGAAAGCTTTGCAGAAGGTTCTCAAATCCAGACACTTG ATCTATCAACATCAGCATAACAAGCAGATGAGCTGTCCTGCAATGGCCCAGCTTCTCTCCAACACGCTTTATTTCAAGCGGTTTTTCCCCTACTATGCCTTTAATGTTCTAGGAGGGCTTGACGAGGAAG GAAAAGGGTGTGTCTTTACTTACGACGCTGTTGGCTCATACGAGAGAGTTGGATACGGTGCTCAAGGTTCTGGTTCCACACTCATCATGCCTTTCCTTGACAATCAGCTCAAGTCTCCAAGTCCTCTTTTGCTACCTAAACAG GATTCAAACACGCCCCTTTCCGAAGCTGAAGCAGTTGACTTGGTTAAAACTGTTTTCGCATCTGCCACAGAGAGGGATATCTACACT GGAGACAAGCTTGAGATTATGATACTTAAGGCCGACGGTATCAAGACCGAACTCATGGACCTGAGGAAAGACTAA
- the ARP7 gene encoding actin-related protein 7 (actin-related protein 7 (ARP7); CONTAINS InterPro DOMAIN/s: Actin/actin-like (InterPro:IPR004000); BEST Arabidopsis thaliana protein match is: actin 3 (TAIR:AT3G53750.1); Has 12219 Blast hits to 11995 proteins in 2504 species: Archae - 0; Bacteria - 50; Metazoa - 5224; Fungi - 3189; Plants - 1407; Viruses - 2; Other Eukaryotes - 2347 (source: NCBI BLink).): MEALVVDAGSKFLKAGAAIPDQSPAMIIPSQMKRMVDDGSSSADNPTTVFEDVTLDPIERGLIRDWDAMEDLLRYVVYTGLGWEEGNEGNILFTDPLCTPKAIREQLVQLMFETFNVSGFYASEQAVLSLYAVGRISGCTVDIGHGKIDIAPVLEGAVQHIASKRFELGGTELTKLFAQELGKTNPSMNLSMSDVEKLKEQYANCAEDEIAYKKTQNCEIEQHTLPDGQVISIGRERYSVGEALFQPSILGLEEHGIVEQLVRIISTVSSENHRQLLENTVLCGGTTSMTGFESRFQKEANLCSSAIRPTLVKPPEYMPENLGMYSAWVGGAILAKVVFPQNQHVTKADYDETGPSVVHRKCF; this comes from the exons ATGGAAGCACTAGTTGTTGATGCTGGCTCTAAGTTCCTGAAAGCAGGAGCAGCAATTCCTGACCAGTCTCCTGCAATGATAATTCCCTCTCAAATGAAACGAATGGTTGATGATGGGTCTTCTTCAGCTGATAACCCCACCACTGTCTTTGAGGATGTCACTCTTGATCCTATTGAAAGGGGTTTGATTAGAGATTGGGATGCTATGGAAGATCTGTTGCGTTATGTTGTCTACACTGGGCTTGGATGGGAAGAGGGAAACGAAGGCAATATACTTTTTACAGATCCACTTTGTACTCCTAAG GCTATTAGGGAGCAATTGGTGCAGTTGATGTTTGAAACATTCAATGTCTCTGGATTTTATGCATCTGAGCAAGCAGTGTTGTCCCTTTATGCTGTTGGACGCATCTCCGGTTGCACTGTTGATATTGGTCATGGGAAGATAG ATATTGCCCCAGTTCTTGAAGGTGCAGTACAACACATTGCCTCGAAACGGTTTGAGCTAGGTGGAACCGAGCTAACTAAATTATTTGCCCAAGAGCTTGGAAAAACCAACCCGTCGATGAATCTCAGCATGTCTGATGTTGAAAAACTCAAGGAGCAGTATGCAAACTGTGCCGAGGACGAAATTGCTTacaaaaaaacccaaaactgTGAAATCGAGCAGCATACTCTTCCTGATGGACAG GTGATAAGCATCGGGCGAGAGAGATACTCGGTTGGAGAAGCTCTGTTTCAGCCATCAATACTGGGACTGGAGGAGCATGGAATCGTTGAGCAGCTTGTCCGGATTATCTCCACAGTGTCATCTGAGAACCATAGGCAGCTCTTGGAGAACACTGTACTTTGTGGTGGTACAACCTCCATGACAG GATTCGAAAGTAGATTCCAGAAAGAAGCAAACTTGTGCTCATCTGCCATTAGGCCAACACTGGTGAAACCGCCAGAATATATGCCGGAGAATTTGGGGATGTATTCGGCTTGGGTTGGAGGAGCCATACTAGCTAAAGTGGTGTTTCCGCAGAATCAGCACGTTACTAAAGCAGATTATGACGAGACTGGACCATCAGTGGTTCACAGGAAATGTTTCTGA
- the MAP65-4 gene encoding microtubule-associated protein 65-4 (microtubule-associated protein 65-4 (MAP65-4); INVOLVED IN: anaphase; LOCATED IN: nucleus, vacuole, preprophase band, phragmoplast, spindle; EXPRESSED IN: 23 plant structures; EXPRESSED DURING: 13 growth stages; CONTAINS InterPro DOMAIN/s: Microtubule-associated protein, MAP65/ASE1-type (InterPro:IPR007145); BEST Arabidopsis thaliana protein match is: Microtubule associated protein (MAP65/ASE1) family protein (TAIR:AT5G51600.1); Has 9353 Blast hits to 7282 proteins in 721 species: Archae - 305; Bacteria - 1033; Metazoa - 4598; Fungi - 860; Plants - 701; Viruses - 22; Other Eukaryotes - 1834 (source: NCBI BLink).), translating into MIRNSTEQFSRIETTCGLLLRQLQEIWNEMGETEDEKDASLADIEKECLSVYKRKVEEASRGKANLLKEIAVGRAEIAAIGSSMGGQEIHSNSRLGENLKEELENVNVQLDGLRKRKAERMIRFNEVIDQLLKLSLQLGNPTDYLKKFAAEETDLSLQRLEELRSQLGELQNEKSKRLEEVECLLKTLNSLCSVLGEDFKGMIRGIHSSLVDSNTRDVSRSTLDKLDMMIVNLREAKLQRMQKVQDLAVSLLELWNLLDTPAEEQKIFHNVTCSIALTESEITEANILSVASIKRVEDEVIRLSKIKITKIKEVILRKRLELEEISRKMHMATEVLKSENFSVEAIESGVKDPEQLLEQIDSEIAKVKEEASSRKEILEKVEKWMSACEEESWLEEYNRDDNRYNAGRGAHLTLKRAEKARLLVNKLPGMVEALTAKVTAWENERGNEFLYDGVRVLSMLGQYKTVWEEKEHEKQRQRDMKKLHGQLITEQEALYGSKPSPNKSGKKPLRTPVNAAMNRKLSLGGAMLHQSLKHEKATLNSKRTKYYDQNATSRRDSALPTLSGRRNSELPGRIRSKNVPVAGKAARSPMLRKPLSPVTSNILNSPEDHHKDAYTTKERILTPKTNEEKKRAVPTTPAASVAMTEATTPFTPAVEKRMDEEDVIVEYSFEEVRAGFC; encoded by the exons ATGATACGGAATTCAACAGAGCAGTTTTCGAGAATCGAGACTACATGTGGATTGTTACTTCGCCAATTGCAG GAAATATGGAATGAAATGGGAGAGACTGAGGATGAAAAAGATGCTTCTTTGGCTGATATCGAGAAGGAGTGTCTCTCGGTTTATAAGCGAAAGGTCGAGGAGGCTAGTCGGGGTAAAGCGAATTTGCTGAAAGAAATCGCTGTTGGCAGAGCAGAAATTGCAGCTATTGGCTCTTCTATGGGTGGACAAGAGATTCAT TCTAACAGCAGGTTAGGAGAAAACTTGAAAGAGGAGCTTGAGAATGTTAATGTGCAATTGGATGGACTGCGCAAAAGGAAAGCTGAGAGAATGATTCGGTTTAATGAAGTTATCGATCAGTTACTGAAGTTGTCACTGCAACTTGGAAATCCAACAGATTATCTGAAGAAGTTTGCTGCTGAAGAGACCGATCTTTCGCTTCAGAGGTTGGAGGAATTGCGTAGCCAGTTGGGTGAGCTCCAAAATGAAAAG AGCAAAAGATTGGAAGAGGTAGAGTGTTTGCTGAAAACGCTTAACTCGTTGTGCTCGGTTCTTGGTGAAGATTTCAAAGGCATGATAAGAGGGATACATTCATCTCTGGTTGATTCCAACACTAGGGATGTGAGCAGAAGTACTCTTGATAAGTTGGATATGATGATTGTGAATTTACGAGAGGCCAAGTTACAGCGAATGCAGAAG GTTCAAGATCTTGCAGTGTCCTTGTTGGAGCTCTGGAATCTGCTGGACACGCCTGCGGAAGAGCAAAAGATATTTCACAATGTCACATGTAGCATCGCTTTGACTGAGTCTGAAATAACTGAGGCCAACATACTTTCTGTTGCTTCCATTAAACGC GTTGAGGATGAAGTCATTAGGCTTAGCAAGATCAAAATAACTAAGATCAAAGAGGTGATACTGAGGAAGAGGCTTGAGCTTGAGGAAATATCAAGGAAGATGCACATGGCCACCGAAGTTCTTAAATCAGAAAACTTTTCAGTTGAAGCTATAGAATCTG GTGTCAAGGATCCTGAGCAGTTGTTAGAGCAAATTGATTCCGAGATTGCAAAGGTCAAAGAGGAAGCTTCAAGCAGGAAGGAGATTCTTGAAAAAGTGGAGAAATGGATGTCAGCTTGTGAAGAAGAGTCTTGGCTGGAAGAGTACAATCGG GATGATAACCGGTACAACGCTGGAAGAGGAGCTCATCTTACATTGAAGCGTGCAGAAAAAGCCCGTTTACTTGTCAATAAACTTCCTG GGATGGTGGAAGCTTTGACCGCCAAAGTCACTGCTTGGGAGAATGAAAGAGGAAATGAATTCTTATATGATGGG GTCCGAGTCTTATCGATGCTTGGTCAGTACAAGACTGTATGGGAAGAGAAAGAGCATGAaaaacagagacagaga GATATGAAGAAACTTCATGGACAACTCATAACAGAGCAAGAAGCTCTTTATGGGTCTAAACCAAGCCCAAATAAAAGCGGAAAGAAACCACTGAGAACACCAGTAAATGCTGCCATGAACAGAAAACTCTCCCTTGGTGGTGCCATGCTTCATCAAAGCTTAAAGCATGAGAAGGCAACACTCAATAGCAAAAGGACGAAGTACTATGACCAGAACGCTACTAGTAGAAGAGATTCAGCTCTTCCAACTCTTTCAG GGAGGAGAAACTCAGAGCTTCCTGGTCGTATCAGATCAAAGAACGTTCCGGTTGCAGGAAAAGCTGCGAGATCTCCAATGCTTAGGAAGCCTCTTTCACCTGTCACTTCCAATATCTTGAATTCCCCAGAAGATCATCACAAGGATGCTTACACAACAAAGGAGAGAATCTTGACACCTAAAACCaacgaagaaaagaaaagagctGTTCCAACAACTCCTGCAGCTTCAGTCGCTATGACAGAGGCAACAACGCCGTTCACTCCTGCTGTGGAGAAGAGAATGGATGAGGAAGACGTTATTGTTGAGTATTCGTTTGAAGAGGTTAGGGCCGGTTTTTGCTAA